TATTCCAGGAACAACAGgacaaaggaaagaaaaagagaaaacatgaCGTCATTTGTACCACAATCCCTCTCACCCCAGTTCCACAGTATGGGGCAGGAATCCCAGGAATTCAGCCTGTACAGTGACAACTTCTACAACACCCAACCTCTGCCTAGTCCACAGCAAACCCTGCCATCTTCTCATGACTTTGGAGACTATGTCAGCCCAGCTTCAAACCCTTACCTGTGGTTTAATGGCCCTGGGCTCAATTCAGCTCCCTGCCTCGGTGGAGGGCCTCAGCACTACGGTATGACAAAGCCTTACATGGCCTCAGGAGGAAttggaggctctgagggtggctTCAGCTGGTTTTCTCTGCCTTCCCAAGAAGACCTAATGAAGCTTGTCAGGCCTCCGTACTCATACTCAGCACTTATTGCGATGGCAATACACGGTGCCCCAAACCGACATCTTACACTCAGCCAGATCTACCAGTATGTGGCTGAAAACTTCCCCTTCTACAACAAGAGCAAGGCCAGCTGGCAAAACTCTATCCGGCACAATCTCTCACTTAACAACTGCTTCATGAAGATGCCCAGAGATGACAATGATCCAGGTAAGAACATGCTTAAACTTCTCTTTGTGTTACTGCCTGTGTTAATGTTGTAAAACAGATTTATCCATTAGTTTATGTGGAATATAAAGAAACATGTTTCTTCCTTTGAATAGGAAAAGGTAACTATTGGACCCTCGATCCAAACTGTGAGAAGATGTTCGATAATGGCAACTTCCGGCGCAAGAGGAAGAGAAAGTCAGACTCTTTGGCTGAGGAGGAAGGGAAAGGCTATTCTGGATCAGACTCTGCTCTGTCAAGTCCTCAAGAGCCCAGTAACACCAGTGACACACCAGAGAGAGGaaactctccagtctccacaGACCCAACTCCTTGTCTTAATGGCTTCTTAACTCAAATGGGTGACGTGGTGTCAGGCTCAAGTAACATTGGCAGGGCATCCATTCTCCCGTCTCCACTGGCTTTGCCTTTGGATGGAAGCCAAAGAGTTTCTCCTTCAGGGGTATATGGCCCATACTCACCAAGTGCTACTGTGCCACAATGGGAGGCCCACGTTCCTCCCCCTGTTCCACCCAACATCTCCTCCTCACCTACTCAGTACACAGACAGCTACAGTGACTCAATGCTCAACCAGTTCAGCAGCCAGCTTTATCCAGTTCTGGGCTCCACTGACTTGCTGTATTCACGGGAGGGAACAGAGGTGTAGCACAAGAAAGGACTGATGGACACAAGGCATAAAATGTGGGTGCAGGCACTTGCGAGAGCAGTTGACCTGCATTGTGAGCCAAACTCCCACAGCAGTATCCGAGTCAGCAGGTCAAATTGGACATGAAGAGGATTCCCTCTATTTTACAGTTGTGTGAATGCTAACACACACTGCTCTCAGGCTTGATGACATTATCAAGTTTTTGTAGCTGAAAGATAACAGCAATCACCCAAcacagtcatgttttttttttttgtgtgtgtatttttgcaattaatttccATTTTGTTGAAGTTTGTTGTAATGTAACAGAAAATGCACTGACTTTTTTCATATGTATATTAATCTTTTTGTCCATTGtttcatattttgtatttgtgttcTCTTTATTATGTTGTGattgtaatatatattatatttgcttAAATAAACCATATTTGCAATTACACATttcattattgttgttattattaaaattgtgtttttatggttaatTAACAGGACTTTTGTGAATACATAATAAAGGATAATGTAAGGTCAGCCagtcatttttgctaaataaaccctgacagcTCGATCAGGAGGGATTTATTATGCAATAATGGCTGACTGTAGATTCTCCCACTAATCCCACACCGCTACCTACTGAATAAACAAAATtgttaaaattatgttattatgtaaGAAGAAAGAATGAGGAGTCTCTAGAAACGGCTGAATTCCATCTCCTGTTTGCATCGGAGTTCTGTTGGTTTTTATATTGCAATAAttaccatctgactgctcattatccagcttattacaagaatacttgccaaataaatgaataaatggacataaaacaatAACTACGTTACATGGACACCAAAAAGCGGGCTATTGCGATAAAGAGgattattgcgagaaagcagcgTTCTTGTTTACAAGCACTCTATAAGCGGCATACTCTTTAATCTTGTACATgcggctcggtcagtaagcagctttctccagagCAACATAATTACCCTGCCACGCTGGTGTGTTTGTTTGCTTACCTTTCTATCGTGACCTGCAGTGGAATTGCGTTTCAATAGTGGGGTTTATCTTCAAGttaaactctgggattccctcaATGTACGAGCGCATTTACGTGAACGTGAGGGGCCGTCGATATTTTGCAGTAGTTtctataaatgggtatagtttataatgtatgtgcttttccccGTGTACTCcctgaaatgttttgttgaatttTGTTGGCCTCCATCCTATGACGCTTGTTATTcggtctgttccacgcacatATGCACTCTTCAATAACCTGTTAGAAGGCCGCGTATGTGTTTCCTTGGCCACATAAGCAGCTTTCTCTGGGAGAAACCTGagtgtgttaaactgctttctcttaatcccttaaatggcataAGGAATTCAACATTctcatttacatgatgtttcagaacgtcactttctgcaaaaaccctgcaATAATCTGCTTTCTTGATGG
The Xyrauchen texanus isolate HMW12.3.18 chromosome 34, RBS_HiC_50CHRs, whole genome shotgun sequence DNA segment above includes these coding regions:
- the LOC127627821 gene encoding forkhead box protein I1-ema-like → MHLTNSPVLNTDTAEQKRALSPYSRNNRTKERKRENMTSFVPQSLSPQFHSMGQESQEFSLYSDNFYNTQPLPSPQQTLPSSHDFGDYVSPASNPYLWFNGPGLNSAPCLGGGPQHYGMTKPYMASGGIGGSEGGFSWFSLPSQEDLMKLVRPPYSYSALIAMAIHGAPNRHLTLSQIYQYVAENFPFYNKSKASWQNSIRHNLSLNNCFMKMPRDDNDPGKGNYWTLDPNCEKMFDNGNFRRKRKRKSDSLAEEEGKGYSGSDSALSSPQEPSNTSDTPERGNSPVSTDPTPCLNGFLTQMGDVVSGSSNIGRASILPSPLALPLDGSQRVSPSGVYGPYSPSATVPQWEAHVPPPVPPNISSSPTQYTDSYSDSMLNQFSSQLYPVLGSTDLLYSREGTEV